One genomic segment of uncultured Desulfobacter sp. includes these proteins:
- a CDS encoding ABC transporter permease: MKGLSFDLIISLIAGIFVCLVVFPMVALFTTTSVAELANQFRSSGVLSSVIISFQTSVIVVLLACCLGIPVAYLLAMKDFKGKVVLDTLVDLPIAVPPLVAGLALLVLLGGSSPLGGMLSHHGIEIIFSKKGIIVAQLFVSSPFLIKSAREAFESINKNLTHASWVLGASKFYTFRKVMLPLAKNGIYAGMVMTWARALGEFGATSMVAGCIPFKTETMTVAIYQNAMSGELKASIAIALLLTVFSFTLLLMFKSRARRRNVL, from the coding sequence ATGAAGGGGCTTTCCTTTGATTTGATCATTTCGCTCATTGCAGGGATTTTCGTATGCCTGGTTGTGTTTCCCATGGTTGCCCTGTTCACCACGACCTCGGTGGCGGAATTGGCAAATCAGTTCAGGTCTTCAGGTGTTTTGTCGTCGGTCATTATCAGTTTTCAAACATCGGTGATTGTGGTTTTGCTGGCATGCTGTTTAGGCATCCCGGTTGCCTATTTATTGGCAATGAAAGATTTTAAAGGCAAGGTCGTGCTCGATACGCTGGTTGATCTTCCTATTGCCGTTCCTCCCCTGGTTGCCGGCCTGGCCCTGCTGGTTCTGTTGGGCGGAAGCAGTCCACTGGGCGGCATGCTCTCCCATCATGGTATTGAGATAATTTTTTCAAAAAAAGGAATCATCGTTGCCCAGCTTTTTGTCTCAAGCCCCTTCTTGATCAAATCCGCCCGGGAGGCGTTTGAGTCCATCAATAAAAATTTAACCCATGCCTCCTGGGTGCTTGGTGCGTCAAAGTTTTATACCTTTAGAAAAGTCATGCTCCCCCTGGCTAAAAACGGCATTTATGCGGGGATGGTCATGACCTGGGCAAGGGCTCTGGGGGAATTTGGCGCCACTTCCATGGTTGCCGGCTGCATCCCGTTTAAAACGGAAACCATGACGGTCGCCATCTATCAGAATGCCATGTCGGGCGAATTGAAGGCCTCAATTGCCATTGCCCTGCTTTTAACTGTATTTTCTTTTACTTTGCTGTTGATGTTTAAATCAAGGGCCAGAAGAAGGAATGTTCTATGA
- a CDS encoding ABC transporter ATP-binding protein, with amino-acid sequence MKIELKEILKTYKDQTVLENLNLQVSRGESHVLLGPSGSGKTTVLSIIAGLAKQDKGDVLIENQNVSRLSPDKRRIGFVFQDYALFPHLTVFENIAYGLRIKRIKKSSIEKRVGHYLSRINIEKEKDKFPHQLSGGQKQRVALARTLVTEPEILLMDEPMSSLDPLTKERIGEELKSIQQEMGITTIYVTHNQEEAVSLGNRVSVLHHGKIEQGEAPDELFSHPKTEFVAHFVGANNILNVSVVQINPREAVVRLCNEGVERSVEIRVKKYPILEKKLKDVNLCIHPEKISLKKETDPVNGKLNRIKGRIVNRTHNGHGIKITVDIGGMMLQALVPKYPFDFKLHEHVWVCFPLDALHPLCGKRCRSPEALRKCLQ; translated from the coding sequence ATGAAAATTGAACTTAAAGAGATTCTGAAAACCTATAAAGATCAAACCGTGCTGGAGAACCTGAACTTGCAGGTCAGTAGGGGAGAATCTCATGTCCTGCTGGGACCCAGCGGCAGCGGCAAAACCACCGTCCTTTCCATAATAGCCGGTTTAGCCAAACAGGATAAAGGTGATGTTCTGATCGAAAATCAAAACGTAAGCAGGCTTTCGCCGGACAAAAGAAGAATCGGCTTTGTTTTTCAGGATTATGCCCTGTTCCCCCACCTGACCGTTTTTGAAAATATCGCTTACGGTCTCAGGATCAAAAGAATTAAAAAAAGCAGTATTGAAAAAAGAGTCGGGCATTATCTAAGCAGAATAAACATCGAAAAAGAAAAAGATAAATTTCCCCACCAGTTAAGCGGGGGACAAAAACAGCGCGTGGCCCTGGCCAGGACTCTGGTTACCGAACCGGAAATACTTTTAATGGATGAACCGATGAGCAGCCTGGACCCCCTTACTAAAGAAAGAATAGGGGAGGAGCTGAAAAGTATTCAGCAGGAAATGGGAATAACCACAATCTATGTAACCCATAATCAGGAAGAGGCTGTTTCATTGGGCAACCGTGTTTCGGTACTCCATCATGGAAAGATAGAGCAGGGAGAGGCCCCGGATGAATTGTTTTCTCATCCCAAAACCGAGTTTGTCGCTCATTTTGTAGGGGCAAACAATATTTTGAACGTCTCGGTCGTTCAAATTAATCCTCGCGAAGCAGTAGTACGCCTTTGTAATGAGGGCGTTGAGCGGTCGGTTGAGATCAGGGTCAAAAAATATCCTATTCTTGAAAAAAAACTTAAAGATGTCAATCTGTGCATTCATCCTGAAAAAATTTCGCTGAAAAAGGAAACAGACCCTGTTAATGGCAAACTGAATCGAATAAAGGGGAGAATCGTCAACCGGACACACAACGGCCATGGCATAAAAATTACGGTCGATATTGGGGGGATGATGCTTCAGGCATTGGTACCAAAATATCCTTTTGATTTTAAGCTGCACGAACATGTGTGGGTTTGCTTTCCGCTGGATGCGCTTCACCCCTTGTGCGGGAAACGGTGCAGATCCCCGGAAGCCTTGAGAAAATGCCTTCAATAA
- the modA gene encoding molybdate ABC transporter substrate-binding protein, translating into MKTLKYVGKYKILVLCIWVCLISSNVFSQTGSKEILVFAGAGMRLPLNEIGKKFGTRYGIKVLYDFEGSGRLGNKVLVGQTPDVFIPGSDKWAKILKEKGYVDNYTPLAFHTPVIITPEENCNVTGLNDFSNPDNKIVLGDAKACAIGGISTKIFKKTGLDESAMRVRARAVTVKQLVLWIEGRNADAAIVWKADAAQSGKVRIVYIPEEENIINMIPVCRMAEHNPAATAYVNYILSSEGKEIFKEHGFKVH; encoded by the coding sequence ATGAAGACATTGAAATACGTCGGAAAATATAAAATTCTGGTTTTATGCATATGGGTTTGCCTTATATCTTCCAATGTTTTTTCCCAAACCGGATCCAAAGAGATCCTTGTCTTTGCCGGAGCAGGGATGCGGCTGCCCTTGAATGAAATCGGAAAAAAATTCGGGACCCGTTATGGGATAAAGGTCCTGTACGATTTTGAAGGAAGCGGAAGACTGGGCAATAAGGTTCTGGTTGGGCAGACACCTGACGTCTTTATTCCGGGAAGTGATAAATGGGCAAAGATTTTAAAGGAAAAAGGATACGTCGACAATTATACTCCACTTGCTTTTCATACGCCGGTAATCATCACCCCTGAGGAAAACTGCAATGTAACCGGTCTTAATGATTTTTCCAATCCAGACAACAAAATCGTATTGGGCGATGCCAAGGCCTGTGCCATCGGTGGCATCTCTACTAAAATATTTAAAAAAACAGGGCTCGATGAATCTGCGATGCGTGTCAGGGCCAGGGCGGTTACCGTAAAGCAGTTGGTATTATGGATCGAAGGACGTAACGCCGATGCCGCCATCGTCTGGAAAGCTGATGCAGCCCAGTCCGGAAAAGTAAGAATTGTTTACATTCCCGAAGAAGAGAACATTATCAATATGATTCCGGTTTGCCGGATGGCGGAACATAACCCGGCGGCAACGGCATATGTCAATTATATTTTAAGTTCTGAGGGCAAAGAAATCTTCAAAGAGCATGGGTTCAAGGTACACTGA